CATGATTATTTGATTGCTTAGCGATTGGGTCTTTATGCAGCAACAAGATTACATCCAACGAAGATAGGCCTGATCAGCATTGCTGGTTCAGATAAGTCTATCGAATAAAATGTTGGATGTTCCAAGTGACAATCAAGCTTATATTTTGTTAGATTTACGAGCGGTCTTCGGACTGTTTGTGATTATAGCTAATGAGAGTGATCAAGTGTAATAAGAGCATTTGGTGGATGCCTTGGCGACTAGAGGCGATGAAAGACGTGATACGCTGCGATAAGCGTCGGTTAGCTGCGAATAAGCTTTGATCCGACGATTTCTGAATGGGGCAACCCACACCGTAAGGTGTACCCGCAAGGGGGCAAACCTGGGGAACTGAAACATCTAAGTACCCAGAGGAAAGGACATCAACCGAGACTCCGTTAGTAGTGGCGAGCGAACGCGGACCAGGCCAGTGGCTACAAATTAAGAACCGGAACAAGTTGGGAAGCTTGACGTTATTGGGTGATAGTCCCGTACGGGTAGAAAGATTTGTAGTCCTCGAGTAGGGCGGAACACGTGAAATTCTGTCTGAACATGGGGGGACCACCCTCCAAGCCTAAGTACTCCTAGTCGACCGATAGTGCACCAGTACCGTGAGGGAAAGGTGAAAAGTACCCCGACGAGGGGAGTGAAATAGTACCTGAAACCGAATGCTTACAAACAGTTGGAGCTCAAGATTTGTTCTGGGTGACAACGTACCTTTTGTATAATGGGTCAGCGACTTAATTTAATGAGCAAGCTTAAGCCGGTAGGTGTAGGCGCAGCGAAAGCGAGTCTTAATAGGGCGCTTTAGTTCTTTGAATTAGACCCGAAACCGAGTGATCTAGCCATGAGCAGGTTGAAGGTGCAGTAACATGCACTGGAGGACCGAACCCACGAATGTTGAAAAATTCGGGGATGACTTGTGGTTAGGGGTGAAAGGCCAATCAAACTCGGAAATAGCTGGTTCTCCGCGAAATCTATTTAGGTAGAGCGTCGAGTGAATACTCCTGGGGGTAGAGCACTGGATGGGCTATGGGGGCTCACCGCCTTACTGATCCTAACCAAACTCCGAATACCAGGAAGTACTACTCGGCAGACACACAGTGGGTGCTAACGTCCATTGTGGAGAGGGAAACAACCCTGACCGCCAGTTAAGGTCCCTAAGTTATGGCTAAGTGGGAAAGGATGTAGAGATCCCAAAACAACCAGGATGTTGGCTTAGAAGCAGCCATCATTTAAAGAAAGCGTAACAGCTCACTGGTCTAAATAAGGGTCTCCGCGCCGAAAATGTACCGGGGCTCAAGCCATACACCGAAACTGCGGGCTTAGTTTATCTAAGCGGTAGCGGAGCGTTCTGTAGGCCGATGAAGGTGGACCCGTGAGGGCTGCTGGAGGTATCAGAAGTGCGAATGCTGACATGAGTAACGATAAAGAGGGTGAGAGACCCTCTCGCCGAAAGTCCAAGGGTTCCTGCGCAACGCTAATCGGCGCAGGGTTAGCCGGCCCCTAAGGCGAGGCCGAAAGGCGTAGTCGATGGGAACGGGGTTAATATTCCCCGGCCTGTGGGTAGTGACGGATGCCGTGTATCGTATCTCCTTATTGGATTGGAGATGCGGTGAAGGTGTTCCAGGAAATAGCTCCCACGATAAGACCGTACCCTAAACCGACACAGGTGGACAGGTAGAGTATACCAAGGCGCTTGAGAGAACTGTGCTGAAGGAACTCGGCAAATTGCTCCCGTAAGTTCGCGAGAAGGGAGCCCAATGCGAAGGCAACTTTGTATTGGGGGCACAGAATTGGGGGTTGCGACTGTTTATCAAAAACACAGGGCTCTGCGAAGCCGCAAGGCGACGTATAGGGTCTGACGCCTGCCCGGTGCTGGAAGGTTAAGAGGAGTTGTGCAAGCAGCGAATTGAAGCCCCAGTAAACGGCGGCCGTAACTATAACGGTCCTAAGGTAGCGAAATTCCTTGTCGGGTAAGTTCCGACCTGCACGAATGGCGTAACGACTTCCCCGCTGTCTCCAGCACAGACTCAGTGAAATTGAATTCCCCGTGAAGATGCGGGGTTCCTGCGGTTAGACGGAAAGACCCCGTGCACCTTTACTACAGCTTCACACTGATATTCGTGATGACATGTGTAGGATAGGTGGTAGACGTTGAAACCAAGGCGCCAGCTTTGGTGGAGTCATCCTTGAAATACCACCCTTGTCCTCATGGATATCTAACCGCGGTACTACAATACCCGGGACCGTGTGTGGCGGGTAGTTTGACTGGGGCGGTCGCCTCCCAAATGGTAACGGAGGCGCGCGAAGGTAGGCTCAGAGCGGTCGGAAATCGCTCGTTGAGTGCAATGGCATAAGCCTGCCTGACTGCGAGACTGACAAGTCGAGCAGAGACGAAAGTCGGTCATAGTGATCCGGTGGTCCCTCGTGGAAGGGCCATCGCTCAACGGATAAAAGGTACGCCGGGGATAACAGGCTGATGATGCCCAAGAGTCCATATCGACGGCATTGTTTGGCACCTCGATGTCGGCTCATCACATCCTGGGGCTGGAGCAGGTCCCAAGGGTTTGGCTGTTCGCCAATTAAAGTGGTACGTGAGCTGGGTTCAGAACGTCGCGAGACAGTTCGGTCCCTATCTGCCGTGGGTGTAGGAATATTGAGAGGATCTGTCCCTAGTACGAGAGGACCGGGATGGACGTACCTCTGGTGGACCTGTTGTGGCGCCAGCCGCATTGCAGGGTAGCTATGTACGGAAGGGATAACCGCTGAAGGCATCTAAGCGGGAAACCCACCTTGAAACTAGTATTCCCTTGAGAGCCGTGGAAGACCACCACGTTGATAGGAGGCATGTGGAAGCATAGTAATATGCGAAGCTGAGCCTTACTAATAGCTCGATTGGCTTGATCACTCCCATTAAGCTATAATCACAAATGACAAACTTCTAAGTTTGTCACATAGGCCTGCTCAAAAAAGCAGATAAGCCTATGGATGAAAATGACAAATACTAAGCCAGTCACTTGGCTAACAAAATAGACCAGTTCAATATACAAGATCAGATAGATGACGCTAATCATCAATCTGAAAGATGCTTGAAACCTCAAGCCGTGGATCGTAAACCAAGATCCGCCTGAGGTGCAAAGCACTCTCAGACAAGCTGATCGCAATTATGTATGTTTATCCTGCCCGGTGGCTATGGCGGGGCGCCCCCACCCGATCCCATCCCGAACTCGGAAGTGAAACGCCCCTGCGCCAATGGTACTTCGTCTCAAGACGCGGGAGAGTAGGGCGCTGCCGGGCATGATAAACATACAAAATATCTTCAAAATAACCAGAATTACCCAATATACAAAACCCCCGTTGCTTTATAGCGCGGGGGTTTTGTCGTTCTAGCGAACCCGCCCTCATAATGAAGGCGGGTTTTTTGTTGTCCGGAGTTTGGGAACAAAGGATAGGCTGTTCTTGCTGCGGTCATCTGAATTGCCGCACCTCTAGTCTAGAGAGGAAAGCTGTCTCCCATCCCGCTCATACCTCCAGAGCGTTCCTCTTGGGAGCTGCTGTTTATCGGAGCAAGGTTTAGGTTGGTTCGGTCATCTTGGTCACGGCGTGAAGCTCTGGGTCCCGGGTCTGCGCCCGGGATGACACCGTGAGGAGGGCAGACTGGACAATGGGCTGGCGACATCAGGTTCGTGAGGCTGCTGAGTTGATGGCACCGAAGGGAATGAAGATCCCATGTTGATGATGGCGCGGGGAACCGCTCGAACTGATGGTGCTGCAGGGAGGGTAGGTTGAGACCACAAACTGTGGCTTCAATTACCGCTGCTTTTGTCTTTGCCCTTAATGATGCCATTTGAAGAGAGATGCTGTTAAAAGCGCTTGCAGCGTTTTATCTTCGCTTTCCTGCCCTGACAGCATTAAGAGATCTGCCATGATTGATGATGCATATCTTGCGGCTGATTGTTCAAGGTGCGCGGCTTTGTGCTGCGTTGCTCTGGCGTTTGATGCCTCTTCCCAGTTCCCGTTTGATAAGGCCGCCGGTGAGCCATGCCGAAACTTGGATGTTTGTGGTCTGTGCAAGATCCATGATGATCTGAAATCCAAAGGATATGGGGGGTGCATCAGCTTCCATTGTCATGGAGCTGGGCCTCGCACGACCCGGGATTTATTTGAAGGGGTGTCGTGGCAGAGCGATCGGGCGCTTTTATCTGAGATGATGGAGGGGTTTTGGATTTTGCTGCGCCTTCACGAGATGCTGGCTTTACTGGTTGAGGCGCAAAAACTGAGCTTGTCGTTGAAAAAACAGCAGGAGCTGGGGGTATTGATGGGTCGTCTTTGTCCTTCAGAGCGTTGGACTCTCGAGAGTTTGAAAAATATTGGTGCCAGCTCGGTGATAAAAGAGGTGAAGGTCTTCCTTGTCTCGTTGCGCTCGGAGTTGAGCTAGGATGCGTTATCCCGAGTTCCGCTGCTGCCTGTGCAAATTGAGTATTTGTTAGGGTTTGGGTTGGAACTGGGATTTTGTTGTGCTGTTATTGGCATGATTGTGCGGTTTTTGGATTGTTTTGTTGATGTGATTGATTGATATATGAAATTGGCTGATTGGTTGAATTTTATGTTTTCCCAGTTTGTTTGATTTATTTGGATTTGGTGTGTTGACGGTTTGTCAGATGATGCCTATAACCCGCTTCACACCAACGGGGCGGGCCACTGAGGCGCTGCTCTGGCGGTTAAAAAATAGAAGGAATTGCAAGGCTTTTGGGTCATGTGGTTCTGGATTTTGAGGCGGAAGTCTCGGTTCATTGACAATTGAATATGATAGGAAGAGAAACGTGGACGGCGGTTATTCGCGAATAGCTCGGTAACGAGTTATTGTTACGGAATAACTGGCAAGTTTACGTTTTTCAGAACACCAAAGGATTTAGGCTTTTGTCTAAGTTCATTGCGTGTTCCTCGTCTAAGGATCAAGACTTCGGTTTTGATCTATTTGAGTACAAAAACGTGATTTTTGCCGGGCTTATTATTCTTAGTACAACCTGAGAGTTTGATCCTGGCTCAGAACGAACGCTGGCGGCAGGCCTAACACATGCAAGTCGAACGAATTCTTCGGAATTAGTGGCAGACGGGTGAGTAACGCGTGGGAAATTACCTTATGGTAGGGAACAACAGTTGGAAACGACTGCTAATACCCTATGTGCCCTACGGGGGAAAGATTTATCGCCATAAGATGTGCCCGCGTTGGATTAGCTAGTTGGTAAGGTAATGGCTTACCAAGGCGACGATCCATAGCTGGTCTGAGAGGATGATCAGCCACACTGGGACTGAGACACGGCCCAGACTCCTACGGGAGGCAGCAGTGGGGAATATTGGACAATGGGCGCAAGCCTGATCCAGCCATGCCGCGTGTGTGATGACGGCCTTAGGGTTGTAAAGCACTTTCAGCAGTGAAGATAATGACATTAACTGCAGAAGAAGCCCCGGCTAACTTCGTGCCAGCAGCCGCGGTAATACGAAGGGGGCTAGCGTTGTTCGGAATCACTGGGCGTAAAGCGTACGTAGGCGGACTGATAAGTTAGGGGTGAAATCCCAAGGCTCAACCTTGGAACTGCCTTTAATACTGTTAGTCTTGAGATCGAGAGAGGTGAGTGGAACTCCGAGTGTAGAGGTGAAATTCGTAGATATTCGGAAGAACACCAGTGGCGAAGGCGGCTCACTGGCTCGATACTGACGCTGAGGTACGAAAGCGTGGGGAGCAAACAGGATTAGATACCCTGGTAGTCCACGCCGTAAACGATGAATGCTAGTTGTCAGGTAGCTTGCTATTTGGTGACGCAGCTAACGCATTAAGCATTCCGCCTGGGGAGTACGGTCGCAAGATTAAAACTCAAAGGAATTGACGGGGGCCCGCACAAGCGGTGGAGCATGTGGTTTAATTCGAAGCAACGCGCAGAACCTTACCAGCCCTTGACATTTGACGCTATATCGGGAGACCGATAGTTCTCTTCGGAGACGTCAGGACAGGTGCTGCATGGCTGTCGTCAGCTCGTGTCGTGAGATGTTGGGTTAAGTCCCGCAACGAGCGCAACCCTCGCCCTTAGTTGCCAGCATTAAGTTGGGCACTCTAGGGGGACTGCCGGTGATAAGCCGGAGGAAGGTGGGGATGACGTCAAGTCCTCATGGCCCTTACGGGCTGGGCTACACACGTGCTACAATGGCGGTGACAGTGGGCAGCGACCTCGCGAGGGGTAGCTAATCTCTAAAAGCCGTCTCAGTTCGGATTGTTCTCTGCAACTCGAGAGCATGAAGTTGGAATCGCTAGTAATCGCGTAACAGCATGACGCGGTGAATACGTTCCCGGGCCTTGTACACACCGCCCGTCACACCATGGGAGTTGGTTCTACCCGAAGGCGCTGCGCTAACCTAGCAATAGGGGGCAGGCGACCACGGTAGGGTCAGCGACTGGGGTGAAGTCGTAACAAGGTAGCCCTAGGGGAACCTGGGGCTGGATCACCTCCTTTCTAAGGATTGGTCTTCAGCTTACCTCGGTATGCTATCGACTAATTTTAAGAACATAGCTGACTTGATCAGCAAAAATGGCGAATACCGCCGTCTTCGTTTCTCTTTCTAAAGTAGATTGCTAAAAGGTATGGATGCTCATCTGAGCAGAGCCATTATCTGGACGCAGGGCTTTTTAGCTTTGTAAAGCAGCCAAACCGACGGATGTCGGTGCCGGCGCTTGAGGTCATGATAATGGGTCGGTAGCTCAGGTGGTTAGAGCGCACGCCTGATAAGCGTGAGGTCGGAGGTTCAAGTCCTCCTCGACCCACCATTCCTTCGGAATAGTTGATCTCGTCGGTCTTTGTTTGTCCGTACTCGCCTCAAAGAGGCTGCGTGCGAGATTGGCTCGACCCACCGCAAAACGCGAGTTTTGGTTGGTTGGTTGAGGTTGAAGATCGTTTGTGATCCTGTTCTCTTTTAGTAACGGAATTTGATTGGATTATCGGCTGTGTGCAAGCGCAGCTAGAACCGACCGGTTCGCCGAGCTGACAATTCTTTGAATTGTCATATGCAAGGTTCTTCCAACAAAAAGGGGCCATAGCTCAGTTGGGAGAGCGCGTGCTTTGCAAGCATGAGGTCGTCGGTTCGATCCCGTCTGGCTCCACCAATGACACTTCGAAGAAGAGTCAGACCTTCGTGAGAAGCGTCATTCCTTAATCTACTTAGAAAGACTGATCGTTTTGTGATCATCATTTATGGTGATTGCGTGTTCTGTGACATTTTGAAGAGAAGACATTACTGGCCGCGTTGAGCGTCAGATCTAAGTGCGCAAGCATTTTGATTTGTTCGACGTGTCACTAGCCAGTTACCAATACCCGCCAGGGTATTGTACGGGGGCGTTTAACCGCTGCCCCGCCAGTTATGTCTCATGAACTGGTCTTGATACACATTGTGTATCAGCCGCATGATTATTTGATTGCTTAGCGATTGGGTCTTTATGCAGCAACAAGATTACATCCAACGAAGATAGGCCTGATCAGCATTGCTGGTTCAGATAAGTCTATCGAATAAAATGTTGGATGTTCCAAGTGACAATCAAGCTTATATTTTGTTAGATTTACGAGCGGTCTTCGGACTGTTTGTGATTATAGCTAATGAGAGTGATCAAGTGTAATAAGAGCATTTGGTGGATGCCTTGGCGACTAGAGGCGATGAAAGACGTGATACGCTGCGATAAGCGTCGGTTAGCTGCGAATAAGCTTTGATCCGACGATTTCTGAATGGGGCAACCCACACCGTAAGGTGTACCCGCAAGGGGGCAAACCTGGGGAACTGAAACATCTAAGTACCCAGAGGAAAGGACATCAACCGAGACTCCGTTAGTAGTGGCGAGCGAACGCGGACCAGGCCAGTGGCTACAAATTAAGAACCGGAACAAGTTGGGAAGCTTGACGTTATTGGGTGATAGTCCCGTACGGGTAGAAAGATTTGTAGTCCTCGAGTAGGGCGGAACACGTGAAATTCTGTCTGAACATGGGGGGACCACCCTCCAAGCCTAAGTACTCCTAGTCGACCGATAGTGCACCAGTACCGTGAGGGAAAGGTGAAAAGTACCCCGACGAGGGGAGTGAAATAGTACCTGAAACCGAATGCTTACAAACAGTTGGAGCTCAAGATTTGTTCTGGGTGACAACGTACCTTTTGTATAATGGGTCAGCGACTTAATTTAATGAGCAAGCTTAAGCCGGTAGGTGTAGGCGCAGCGAAAGCGAGTCTTAATAGGGCGCTTTAGTTCTTTGAATTAGACCCGAAACCGAGTGATCTAGCCATGAGCAGGTTGAAGGTGCAGTAACATGCACTGGAGGACCGAACCCACGAATGTTGAAAAATTCGGGGATGACTTGTGGTTAGGGGTGAAAGGCCAATCAAACTCGGAAATAGCTGGTTCTCCGCGAAATCTATTTAGGTAGAGCGTCGAGTGAATACTCCTGGGGGTAGAGCACTGGATGGGCTATGGGGGCTCACCGCCTTACTGATCCTAACCAAACTCCGAATACCAGGAAGTACTACTCGGCAGACACACAGTGGGTGCTAACGTCCATTGTGGAGAGGGAAACAACCCTGACCGCCAGTTAAGGTCCCTAAGTTATGGCTAAGTGGGAAAGGATGTAGAGATCCCAAAACAACCAGGATGTTGGCTTAGAAGCAGCCATCATTTAAAGAAAGCGTAACAGCTCACTGGTCTAAATAAGGGTCTCCGCGCCGAAAATGTACCGGGGCTCAAGCCATACACCGAAACTGCGGGCTTAGTTTATCTAAGCGGTAGCGGAGCGTTCTGTAGGCCGATGAAGGTGGACCCGTGAGGGCTGCTGGAGGTATCAGAAGTGCGAATGCTGACATGAGTAACGATAAAGAGGGTGAGAGACCCTCTCGCCGAAAGTCCAAGGGTTCCTGCGCAACGCTAATCGGCGCAGGGTTAGCCGGCCCCTAAGGCGAGGCCGAAAGGCGTAGTCGATGGGAACGGGGTTAATATTCCCCGGCCTGTGGGTAGTGACGGATGCCGTGTATCGTATCTCCTTATTGGATTGGAGATGCGGTGAAGGTGTTCCAGGAAATAGCTCCCACGATAAGACCGTACCCTAAACCGACACAGGTGGACAGGTAGAGTATACCAAGGCGCTTGAGAGAACTGTGCTGAAGGAACTCGGCAAATTGCTCCCGTAAGTTCGCGAGAAGGGAGCCCAATGCGAAGGCAACTTTGTATTGGGGGCACAGAATTGGGGGTTGCGACTGTTTATCAAAAACACAGGGCTCTGCGAAGCCGCAAGGCGACGTATAGGGTCTGACGCCTGCCCGGTGCTGGAAGGTTAAGAGGAGTTGTGCAAGCAGCGAATTGAAGCCCCAGTAAACGGCGGCCGTAACTATAACGGTCCTAAGGTAGCGAAATTCCTTGTCGGGTAAGTTCCGACCTGCACGAATGGCGTAACGACTTCCCCGCTGTCTCCAGCACAGACTCAGTGAAATTGAATTCCCCGTGAAGATGCGGGGTTCCTGCGGTTAGACGGAAAGACCCCGTGCACCTTTACTACAGCTTCACACTGATATTCGTGATGACATGTGTAGGATAGGTGGTAGACGTTGAAACCAAGGCGCCAGCTTTGGTGGAGTCATCCTTGAAATACCACCCTTGTCCTCATGGATATCTAACCGCGGTACTACAATACCCGGGACCGTGTGTGGCGGGTAGTTTGACTGGGGCGGTCGCCTCCCAAATGGTAACGGAGGCGCGCGAAGGTAGGCTCAGAGCGGTCGGAAATCGCTCGTTGAGTGCAATGGCATAAGCCTGCCTGACTGCGAGACTGACAAGTCGAGCAGAGACGAAAGTCGGTCATAGTGATCCGGTGGTCCCTCGTGGAAGGGCCATCGCTCAACGGATAAAAGGTACGCCGGGGATAACAGGCTGATGATGCCCAAGAGTCCATATCGACGGCATTGTTTGGCACCTCGATGTCGGCTCATCACATCCTGGGGCTGGAGCAGGTCCCAAGGGTTTGGCTGTTCGCCAATTAAAGTGGTACGTGAGCTGGGTTCAGAACGTCGCGAGACAGTTCGGTCCCTATCTGCCGTGGGTGTAGGAATATTGAGAGGATCTGTCCCTAGTACGAGAGGACCGGGATGGACGTACCTCTGGTGGACCTGTTGTGGCGCCAGCCGCATTGCAGGGTAGCTATGTACGGAAGGGATAACCGCTGAAGGCATCTAAGCGGGAAACCCACCTTGAAACTAGTATTCCCTTGAGAGCCGTGGAAGACCACCACGTTGATAGGAGGCATGTGGAAGCATAGTAATATGCGAAGCTGAGCCTTACTAATAGCTCGATTGGCTTGATCACTCCCATTAAGCTATAATCACAAATGACAAACTTCTAAGTTTGTCACATAGGCCTGCTCAAAAAAGCAGATAAGCCTATGGATGAAAATGACAAATACTAAGCCAGTCACTTGGCTAACAAAATAGACCAGTTCAATATACAAGATCAGATAGATGACGCTAATCATCAATCTGAAAGATGCTTGAAACCTCAAGCCGTGGATCGTAAACCAAGATCCGCCTGAGGTGCAAAGCACTCTCAGACAAGCTGATCGCAATTATGTATGTTTATCCTGCCCGGTGGCTATGGCGGGGCGCCCCCACCCGATCCCATCCCGAACTCGGAAGTGAAACGCCCCTGCGCCAATGGTACTTCGTCTCAAGACGCGGGAGAGTAGGGCGCTGCCGGGCATGATAAACATACAAAATATCTTCAAAATAACCAGAATACATAAGGGCAACATAGTGCCCAATATTAAGTTTACCGCGGGGTGGAGCAGCCCGGTAGCTCGTCAGGCTCATAACCTGAAGGTCGCAAGTTCAAATCTTGCCCCCGCAACCAAAATTCAACCGCTAGGCCAATGGCTTAGCGGTTTTTTTTGTATCCAGATTTTGGAAGTTATACCAACAGCCTAATGTCTAAAAGAAAACCCGCCATGAATGTAGCGGGAGATCCTGCTGTTGTGTAATGGAAGCCGGTTGGAGGCCACTGACCGCTCGGTAAGTGCGATCAGGCTCCTGCCGTTCTGCGTTTACACGGAGTGTGTGATGCCGCCGTCTACGCGGAGGTTTTGGCCTGTTATGTAACCGGCTCCGTCTGAGGCGAGGAAACTGATGGTTGCCGAGATTTCTTCGGTCTTGCCATAGCGCTCCATTGGAATGCGGGAGCGGAATTCTTCCTTCTCTGGCAAGCTGTCGATGAAGCCGGGAAGTACGTTGTTCATGCGGATGTTTTCTGCTGCATACTTATCCGCGAATAGCTTTGTGAAAGCTGCAAGGCCGGCTCGGAACACTCCAGATGTTGGGAACACGGGATCGGGCTCGAATGCGGCGAATGTTGAAATGTTGATGATCGAGCCAGATTTTTGTTTTTGCATGATTGGTGTTACCGCCCGCGTCGGACGCACCACGTTCAGGAAGTAAACATCCATACCGGTGTGCCAATCTTCGTCGGTGAGTTCCAGAACAGGTGCACGTGGACCATGCCCGGCACTGTTGACTAGTACATCAATGCGACCCCATTTTTCCATGGTCATGTCAACGAGACGCTGAATGTCTTCGTTTGATTGGTTTGAACCGGTTAGGCCAATGCCGCCGAGATCGTTTGCGAGGGCTTCTCCTTTGCCAGAGGAGGAGAGAATGGCGACTTTATAGCCATCCTCCGCCAGTCTACGAGCTGCGCCTGCGCCCATTCCGCTGCCGCCTGCCATAATCACAGCTGTTTTAATCGTGGTCATTGGATATCTCCTTATAACAATCGTTGTCCGGAGCTTATGATTGGTAGAAGTGCTTGACTAATCATGATCTCTGCGTGGAGACTGTAGAAAATCTACAGGGTAGTCGGGTGCTATAATGAAAGCTTCCAATCTTAACAGTCTGCGTATGTTTGAAGCGGCTGCACGACATGAGAACTTCCGTCTTGCCGCGGAGGAGCTGCATCTGACGCAGGGGGCTGTGGCGCAGCGGATTCGGCAGTTGGAGGAGGAGCTTGGGCGAAAGCTTTTTCTACGCAGACCCAGAGGATTGGAGCTGACGGTTGTTGGGCAGGCGTATTATGGGTCTATCGCACAGGCACTTGGTCTTATTGATGCGGCAACGCAAAAGCTGCGACCGGAGAAGGCCCGGATCAGCTTGAGTGTCACGCCGTCTTTCGCTTCCAAGTGGTTGGTTCCCAGGTTGAGTTTGTTTTCGCAAATCCACCCCCAGATTGATGTGCAGATTGTCGCCAGTGAGCATTTGTCAGACTTTGAGAGCGATGGAGTTGATGTTGCGATCCGGCAGGGGAGGCCTCCCTTTCAATCGGGTGTGGAGGCTGTGTTGTTAGCGCCGCTGGGTTTATGTGCCGTCTCTAGTCCCTTAATTGCGAGTGAGTTCCCTGTATTTCATGATGAAGCGGAGTTCCTGAACCATCCTCTTATTGAGGACAGTCATGCGCATTGGCGTTCTCTTTTGGGCGCGCGTATGGGAGACGAATGCCGGGTGATGCGCTTTAATCAGACAGCGCTGGCAATGGACGCTGCTGCAAACGGACAGGGGATCGCCTTGGCACCCCGGATCTTGATTGAAAATGATGTAGAGGCAAAGCGGCTGGAGGTGTTGTGGCGGGATGAGCGGATAAGCGCCTACGGCTTTTATGTAGTCTACCCAAAGGGGCAACGTGAGAATACAGCTCGTACGGCGATGGTGAACTGGATCCTTTCACAAAGTCAGAGCAGCATTCAGTAGGCAAAGCCCTTTTGGAGAGCTTTGCCGTGTTGCTTACCAGAGATCTGCGCCGAGCAGTTTTTTGCCAAGGTCTGTCAGTTCAGCGGTTTTTGCATTTTTCTTTTCCCAATCACGCGGGTCGCCGGGGAAGGATGCCCGCTGTGGTGGCTCCATTGTCTTCCATTGATGAATGCGCTCTTTCCGAAGTTGCTCATTTTCCTGTTCTGCCGGGAACATGGAGACGTATTGCGCGATCCGCACTTTATCCTTGGAGTTGTTAGGGCGGATGCCGTGGGCCAGCAGGGCGTTGAAGATCATGAGATCACCCGGTTCCATCTCAGTATTTTCGATCTCAAAACCAGTGTAATCGGGGTGTTTCGGATCTCTGTCTTCTGGTTGGGTTTTGACCCACTCTTCGAAACCCTCAAATAGTTTTGGAATGCATTGAAACCCACCGGTCTCACTGTCCTGCTTTACCAGAGAGAGCACGCCTTGCACGCTGATGGGCTGAGGGCGGATGGATGTGTCAACATCCCAATGAATGAAGCCGGGCTTTCCGTCTCTGTTCTTCTTAGGTGGGTTGAGGTTGGCTCTATCAATGCTGACCCAGAGGTCTTCTCTGTCCCAGATGTCCACGAAGGCATCATAAAGGCGTTGCTGTATTCTATTATCCCAGAGGTACTGGTGATTATAGATTTCCAGCATGCCGGCGTTGTTCAGCTCCAGCATTTTATGAGCACGGCGTTGTGGTGCGTACCATGTGGAGGGGTCCTTAGGATCCTTCTCATCAAACTCCCACAGCAGGTCTACCAGCCGTTTGACGTTTTCTTGTGGGACGGCTTGCCTCACAATAACGTAGCCACGCGTAATCCAGTGCTGCCAGTCCTCCTGGGAAAGCACACGCAGTGGCAAGGTCTTTTTGATATCCTTTAGCTGAGTGTCTGTTGCGGTTGACCCCCAGTGATTGTCAGCAAGAACATCCGCGTCCATTTTTATTCTCCCAGTCCGTCCGTTGAAGCTAG
The window above is part of the Pseudovibrio sp. Tun.PSC04-5.I4 genome. Proteins encoded here:
- a CDS encoding LysR substrate-binding domain-containing protein — its product is MKASNLNSLRMFEAAARHENFRLAAEELHLTQGAVAQRIRQLEEELGRKLFLRRPRGLELTVVGQAYYGSIAQALGLIDAATQKLRPEKARISLSVTPSFASKWLVPRLSLFSQIHPQIDVQIVASEHLSDFESDGVDVAIRQGRPPFQSGVEAVLLAPLGLCAVSSPLIASEFPVFHDEAEFLNHPLIEDSHAHWRSLLGARMGDECRVMRFNQTALAMDAAANGQGIALAPRILIENDVEAKRLEVLWRDERISAYGFYVVYPKGQRENTARTAMVNWILSQSQSSIQ
- a CDS encoding phytanoyl-CoA dioxygenase family protein, with the protein product MDADVLADNHWGSTATDTQLKDIKKTLPLRVLSQEDWQHWITRGYVIVRQAVPQENVKRLVDLLWEFDEKDPKDPSTWYAPQRRAHKMLELNNAGMLEIYNHQYLWDNRIQQRLYDAFVDIWDREDLWVSIDRANLNPPKKNRDGKPGFIHWDVDTSIRPQPISVQGVLSLVKQDSETGGFQCIPKLFEGFEEWVKTQPEDRDPKHPDYTGFEIENTEMEPGDLMIFNALLAHGIRPNNSKDKVRIAQYVSMFPAEQENEQLRKERIHQWKTMEPPQRASFPGDPRDWEKKNAKTAELTDLGKKLLGADLW
- a CDS encoding SDR family oxidoreductase encodes the protein MTTIKTAVIMAGGSGMGAGAARRLAEDGYKVAILSSSGKGEALANDLGGIGLTGSNQSNEDIQRLVDMTMEKWGRIDVLVNSAGHGPRAPVLELTDEDWHTGMDVYFLNVVRPTRAVTPIMQKQKSGSIINISTFAAFEPDPVFPTSGVFRAGLAAFTKLFADKYAAENIRMNNVLPGFIDSLPEKEEFRSRIPMERYGKTEEISATISFLASDGAGYITGQNLRVDGGITHSV